Proteins co-encoded in one Bacillus infantis NRRL B-14911 genomic window:
- a CDS encoding M20 family metallopeptidase, whose protein sequence is MKQIIQNEIDKLKQEFVNISTYIGENPELGHEEFKSSAILIETLEKHGFNVEKGTCGLPTAFRAVYDSGIAGAAIGLMAEYDALPEVGHACGHNLIGTMAIAAGIGLSKAVGETGGKVIVYGTPAEETKGGKVTMAENGIFDELDVAMMVHPLSKYLKSGRSLAMDAIQFEFFGKSAHAAASPEKGINALDAVLQTFNSINALRQHITSDARIHGIIPEGGKAANVVPDYASAQFYVRASSRSYVNELVEKVKACAQGAALQTGAEMKASFYEFSYDDMQTNQQLSDAFTNELIGLGIDPGEIHEDRDGSGSLDMGNVSQAVPSIHPYIKICDEDFACHTHEFREAAMSSQAQEAMILGAKAMALTGYEILSSEELLQSIREEFKKNKLVNA, encoded by the coding sequence ATGAAGCAGATAATTCAGAACGAAATAGATAAGCTTAAGCAGGAATTTGTCAATATCAGCACGTACATAGGAGAAAATCCTGAGCTCGGGCATGAGGAGTTCAAATCTTCGGCGATTTTGATTGAAACATTGGAAAAGCACGGATTTAATGTAGAGAAGGGAACCTGCGGACTTCCGACTGCTTTTCGTGCTGTTTATGACAGCGGCATTGCGGGAGCAGCCATCGGGCTGATGGCTGAATATGATGCACTTCCTGAGGTAGGTCATGCATGCGGGCACAACCTCATAGGCACAATGGCAATTGCTGCAGGGATCGGCCTGAGCAAGGCTGTTGGAGAAACTGGCGGAAAAGTGATTGTGTACGGAACTCCCGCTGAAGAAACAAAAGGCGGGAAAGTGACAATGGCGGAGAACGGGATCTTCGATGAACTGGATGTTGCGATGATGGTCCATCCTTTGTCCAAGTATTTGAAAAGCGGCAGATCACTTGCCATGGATGCGATCCAGTTTGAATTCTTCGGCAAGAGTGCCCATGCGGCTGCAAGTCCGGAAAAAGGGATCAACGCTCTTGATGCTGTGCTTCAGACTTTTAACAGCATCAATGCCCTCAGACAGCATATCACTTCTGATGCAAGAATCCATGGCATCATCCCTGAAGGAGGAAAAGCGGCCAATGTAGTTCCTGACTATGCGTCTGCCCAGTTCTATGTAAGAGCATCAAGCCGATCTTATGTGAATGAACTGGTTGAAAAAGTGAAAGCATGCGCCCAGGGTGCTGCGCTTCAGACTGGTGCAGAAATGAAAGCTTCTTTTTATGAATTTTCGTATGACGACATGCAAACAAACCAGCAATTATCGGATGCATTCACTAACGAGCTGATCGGGCTGGGGATAGATCCAGGTGAAATCCACGAGGACCGCGATGGATCAGGATCGCTCGATATGGGAAATGTCAGCCAGGCTGTGCCTTCCATTCACCCATATATCAAGATTTGCGACGAAGATTTCGCCTGCCATACCCATGAGTTCCGCGAAGCGGCCATGAGCAGCCAGGCACAGGAGGCAATGATCTTAGGGGCAAAGGCAATGGCCCTGACGGGTTATGAAATCCTCTCAAGCGAAGAACTGCTTCAATCCATCAGGGAAGAATTCAAAAAGAATAAACTCGTTAATGCATAA
- a CDS encoding aldehyde dehydrogenase, translating to MIGLQQNIVTETSAEEIKRLLAAQKNFFANQGTKPAAFRLARLQELKDSIKNNEQQLISALKEDLGKSELEAYSTEIGILYEEIGYTLKHLKKWMKAKKVKTAMTHIGSKGYIIPEPYGAALIIAPWNYPVQLALSPLIGAIAAGNTAVIKPSELTPNVSHVLSALIKEVYPVEYISTVEGGVETSQQLLEQPFDYIFFTGSVPVGKIVMEAASKRLIPVTLELGGKSPVIVHEDANIGLAAKRIVFGKFTNAGQTCIAPDYLFVHEKVKQTLLEEMKKCIKEFYSDNPLGNEDYSKIVNNRHFSRLEAYLSDGPILFGGRVNGELRKMEPTLMDAPSFNSPVMQDEIFGPILPVYGYEALDEAVSFIQSRPKPLALYLFTGSKDIENKVNGTISFGGGCINDTLMHIATPYLPFGGVGESGIGSYHGKSSFGTFSHDKSVLKQTTLFDFSFRYPSAENGLKLIRKLMK from the coding sequence GTGATCGGATTGCAGCAAAACATCGTAACTGAGACATCAGCAGAAGAAATAAAAAGGCTGCTTGCCGCCCAGAAGAACTTTTTTGCGAACCAGGGAACAAAGCCCGCAGCATTCAGGCTTGCCCGTCTGCAGGAGCTTAAGGATAGTATCAAAAATAATGAACAGCAGCTGATCTCTGCGTTAAAAGAAGATCTTGGAAAGTCTGAACTTGAAGCATATTCAACGGAAATTGGGATTTTATATGAAGAAATCGGCTATACATTGAAGCATCTGAAAAAGTGGATGAAAGCAAAGAAAGTGAAGACGGCCATGACCCATATCGGCTCCAAGGGCTATATTATCCCTGAGCCATACGGAGCGGCCCTCATCATTGCCCCATGGAATTACCCGGTCCAGCTCGCCCTGTCCCCGCTCATTGGGGCAATTGCTGCCGGGAATACGGCTGTCATCAAGCCATCGGAGCTGACCCCGAATGTATCACATGTGCTCTCAGCGCTGATCAAGGAAGTCTATCCGGTAGAGTATATTTCAACTGTTGAAGGCGGTGTGGAGACCAGCCAGCAGCTGCTTGAGCAGCCTTTTGATTATATATTTTTTACAGGAAGCGTCCCTGTCGGCAAGATTGTGATGGAGGCAGCCAGCAAAAGACTGATTCCTGTCACCCTGGAGCTTGGCGGAAAAAGCCCGGTCATTGTCCATGAGGATGCAAATATCGGCCTGGCGGCGAAGAGGATAGTTTTCGGCAAATTTACAAATGCCGGACAGACGTGCATTGCCCCTGATTATCTGTTTGTCCATGAAAAAGTAAAACAGACTCTGCTGGAAGAGATGAAGAAGTGCATCAAGGAATTTTACAGTGATAACCCTCTTGGTAATGAGGATTATTCCAAGATCGTCAATAACCGGCATTTCAGCAGGCTTGAAGCGTATTTGAGCGACGGACCAATTCTTTTCGGGGGAAGGGTGAATGGTGAGCTTAGAAAAATGGAGCCGACACTGATGGATGCCCCTTCTTTTAATTCGCCTGTTATGCAGGATGAAATATTTGGCCCGATCCTGCCGGTATACGGGTATGAAGCCTTGGATGAAGCCGTCTCCTTTATCCAGTCACGCCCGAAGCCGCTTGCTTTGTATTTGTTTACGGGAAGCAAGGATATTGAAAATAAGGTGAATGGTACGATTTCTTTTGGAGGCGGGTGCATTAATGATACTTTAATGCATATCGCGACGCCGTATCTTCCTTTCGGAGGTGTCGGGGAGAGCGGGATAGGGAGTTATCATGGGAAGAGCAGTTTTGGGACGTTTTCGCATGATAAAAGTGTGCTGAAGCAGACTACGCTGTTTGATTTTTCGTTCCGTTATCCTTCTGCTGAGAATGGGCTGAAGCTGATTAGGAAGCTGATGAAGTGA
- the hydA gene encoding dihydropyrimidinase — translation MKKIIKNGTIVTASDTFQADILIEEGKIALIGRNLQDTGAEIINAAGLYVFPGGIDPHTHLDMPFGGTVTKDDFESGTIAAAFGGTTTIIDFCLTSKGRPLQESIDEWHQKSKDKAAIDYSFHLMIGEINDKVLAELPKVIDSEGITSFKVFMAYKNVFQADDETLFKTLVAARDLGALVMVHAENGDVIDYLTKKALEEGHTEPIYHALTRPPELEGEATGRAAELTGLAGSQLYVVHVSCAEAAEKIAAARSRGIDVWGETCPQYLVLDQTSLEKPEFEGAKYVWSPPLREKWNQDTLWNALKSGQLQTIGSDQCSFDFKGQKDLGREDFTKIPNGGPTIEDRFSILFSEGAAKGRITLNQFVDITSTRAAKLFGLYPQKGTIAVGSDADIVLFDPEKERTISAGTHHLAVDYSAFEGLSVKGEPVTVLVRGEYVIKDRQFTGKAGSGQYLKRAKYFKHKTHNNVIPAY, via the coding sequence ATGAAGAAAATAATAAAGAACGGCACTATAGTGACAGCATCAGATACTTTTCAGGCTGATATTTTAATAGAAGAAGGAAAAATCGCCCTGATTGGCAGGAATCTGCAAGATACCGGGGCGGAAATCATCAATGCTGCAGGGCTTTACGTTTTTCCGGGCGGCATAGACCCGCACACCCACCTAGATATGCCATTCGGCGGGACTGTGACAAAGGACGATTTTGAGTCAGGCACGATTGCCGCAGCCTTTGGGGGCACGACGACCATCATAGACTTTTGCCTGACATCTAAAGGAAGGCCTCTCCAGGAAAGCATTGATGAATGGCACCAAAAATCTAAAGACAAGGCTGCCATCGATTACAGCTTCCACCTCATGATCGGGGAAATCAATGATAAAGTACTGGCGGAGCTGCCGAAAGTGATAGATTCTGAGGGAATTACTTCTTTCAAAGTCTTCATGGCCTATAAAAATGTCTTCCAGGCTGATGATGAAACGCTTTTCAAGACGCTGGTTGCCGCAAGGGACCTCGGGGCTCTTGTCATGGTGCATGCAGAAAACGGGGATGTCATCGATTATCTTACGAAAAAGGCATTGGAAGAAGGACATACAGAACCCATCTACCATGCGCTTACAAGACCTCCTGAGCTGGAAGGGGAAGCAACGGGGCGTGCGGCTGAGCTGACCGGCCTGGCAGGCTCCCAGCTGTATGTGGTACATGTATCCTGCGCTGAAGCAGCAGAAAAAATTGCCGCAGCCCGCTCCAGGGGCATCGATGTCTGGGGGGAAACCTGTCCGCAGTATCTCGTTCTTGACCAGACCAGCCTCGAAAAGCCTGAGTTTGAAGGCGCAAAATATGTGTGGTCCCCGCCGCTCCGCGAAAAATGGAATCAGGACACTTTATGGAATGCCCTCAAAAGCGGACAGCTCCAGACGATCGGCTCTGACCAATGCTCTTTTGATTTTAAGGGGCAAAAGGATCTCGGCAGGGAGGATTTTACCAAAATACCGAACGGAGGCCCGACTATTGAAGACCGGTTCTCGATCCTCTTTTCAGAAGGGGCGGCAAAGGGAAGGATCACCCTCAACCAATTTGTCGACATCACTTCGACCCGTGCTGCGAAGCTATTTGGCCTCTACCCTCAGAAAGGGACGATTGCTGTAGGCTCTGATGCCGATATTGTCCTATTTGACCCAGAAAAGGAACGAACCATTTCTGCAGGCACCCACCATTTAGCTGTTGATTACAGCGCATTTGAAGGATTATCAGTCAAAGGAGAGCCTGTCACTGTGCTCGTAAGGGGAGAGTATGTGATTAAAGACCGCCAGTTCACTGGAAAAGCGGGCAGTGGGCAATATTTAAAAAGAGCAAAATATTTTAAACACAAAACCCATAATAACGTGATTCCTGCTTATTAG
- a CDS encoding NAD(P)-dependent oxidoreductase, whose protein sequence is MIDAKPKRISHTDLEQNFREAEPALSSRDAAHEASRCLYCYDAPCIKACPTGIDIPSFIKKISSGNMLGSAKTIMDANPVGASCSRVCPTEELCEGACVLNSTKSPILIGKLQRHATDWAIKSGKDLFFPGAANGKKAAVIGSGPAGLSAARELARLGYETVIYEAEEEAGGLNTYGIVSFRLPKEIAHWEAEQVRRMNVDIRTKTKIGRDVTAGELLDGYDFVILAAGMSKVPDLGIEGENLEGVFDAIEFVKQTKTGELRRDVAGKKAIVIGAGNTAIDGATCAARLGAGNVKILYRRTQEEMTAYDFEYEFAKQDGVEFRWLTAPKRIISNDRGEAAGLECIQMMLGEPDTDGRRRPVPIEGSEHLLPADIIIKAIGQQRHESLIDQFGLAHDGGVVEINPETCQTSNPKVFACGDIVFGKGKGEAMVVTAAQQGKQAAHAIHKLMMKEERREANG, encoded by the coding sequence GTGATCGATGCAAAACCAAAGCGAATCTCACACACCGACCTGGAACAGAACTTCAGGGAAGCGGAGCCTGCGCTGTCCAGCAGGGATGCTGCCCATGAAGCCAGCCGCTGCCTGTATTGCTATGATGCCCCTTGTATTAAAGCATGTCCAACTGGAATAGATATCCCTTCATTCATAAAAAAAATCAGCAGCGGAAATATGCTGGGATCCGCCAAAACCATCATGGATGCCAATCCTGTCGGCGCAAGCTGCTCAAGGGTCTGCCCGACAGAAGAGCTCTGTGAAGGGGCGTGTGTATTGAATTCAACAAAAAGCCCTATTCTGATCGGCAAACTGCAGAGGCATGCGACTGACTGGGCCATAAAAAGCGGGAAGGACTTATTTTTCCCAGGCGCGGCCAACGGCAAAAAAGCAGCGGTCATCGGAAGCGGACCTGCGGGATTATCGGCTGCCAGGGAGCTGGCCCGTCTCGGCTATGAGACTGTCATCTATGAAGCCGAGGAGGAAGCCGGAGGGCTGAACACTTACGGTATCGTTTCATTCCGTCTGCCCAAGGAGATTGCCCATTGGGAAGCAGAACAGGTCAGGCGGATGAATGTAGACATCAGGACAAAAACGAAGATCGGCCGGGATGTTACAGCCGGAGAACTGCTGGACGGATATGACTTTGTGATTCTTGCTGCAGGCATGTCAAAAGTGCCGGACCTTGGAATTGAAGGTGAAAATCTGGAAGGTGTCTTTGATGCGATTGAATTTGTGAAGCAGACAAAAACCGGTGAACTGAGGAGAGATGTGGCAGGCAAGAAAGCAATTGTAATTGGCGCCGGCAACACAGCAATTGACGGGGCAACCTGTGCAGCAAGGCTCGGGGCGGGGAATGTGAAAATCCTTTACAGGAGGACACAGGAAGAAATGACTGCCTATGATTTTGAATATGAGTTTGCGAAGCAGGATGGAGTCGAGTTCCGATGGCTGACGGCACCCAAAAGGATTATCAGCAATGACCGCGGGGAAGCAGCAGGACTGGAGTGCATCCAAATGATGCTTGGCGAGCCGGATACGGATGGTCGGAGAAGGCCCGTACCCATTGAAGGATCTGAGCATCTGCTCCCGGCTGACATCATTATTAAAGCCATCGGGCAGCAAAGGCACGAAAGCCTCATCGATCAATTCGGCCTTGCTCACGATGGAGGAGTTGTAGAAATCAATCCTGAGACATGCCAGACCTCAAATCCGAAAGTGTTTGCCTGCGGGGATATTGTCTTCGGCAAAGGAAAAGGGGAAGCCATGGTCGTCACTGCTGCCCAGCAGGGTAAACAAGCAGCCCATGCGATCCACAAGCTGATGATGAAGGAAGAAAGGAGAGAAGCAAATGGCTGA
- a CDS encoding nitrilase-related carbon-nitrogen hydrolase, with the protein MADNVKIGLIQASHDVDGSEPVAVHKEKAIEKHIKLVREAAEKGARIVCLQEIFYGPYFCSEQNTKWYDAAEEIPDGPTTKLFQELARELGIVIVLPIYEREGIATYYNTAAVLDADGTYLGKYRKQHIPHVAAGGNGCGFWEKYYFKPGNLGYPVFDTAYAKIGVYICYDRHFPEGARLLGLNGAEIVFNPSATVAGLSEYLWKLEQPAHAVANGYYVGAINRVGYEGPWNMGEFYGQSYLVDPKGSFVASASRDKDEVIIGEMNKKLIREVRDTWQFYRDRRPETYSEMTSLLP; encoded by the coding sequence ATGGCAGACAATGTGAAGATCGGCTTGATACAAGCATCTCATGATGTGGACGGCAGCGAGCCAGTTGCAGTTCATAAGGAGAAGGCAATCGAAAAGCATATAAAGCTTGTTAGGGAAGCGGCAGAAAAGGGCGCCCGGATTGTATGCCTGCAGGAGATCTTTTATGGTCCTTATTTCTGTTCCGAGCAGAATACGAAATGGTATGACGCTGCAGAAGAAATCCCGGACGGCCCGACAACAAAGCTATTCCAGGAGCTGGCAAGGGAGCTTGGGATTGTTATTGTCCTTCCGATTTATGAACGGGAAGGGATAGCTACCTATTATAATACAGCTGCTGTCCTGGATGCAGACGGAACTTATCTGGGAAAGTACCGGAAGCAGCATATTCCGCATGTTGCGGCAGGAGGAAACGGCTGCGGGTTCTGGGAAAAATATTATTTTAAACCAGGGAACCTGGGCTATCCGGTATTTGATACTGCATATGCCAAAATCGGCGTGTATATCTGCTATGACAGGCATTTCCCGGAAGGGGCAAGGCTGCTGGGGCTTAATGGCGCAGAAATCGTCTTCAATCCATCGGCCACGGTCGCCGGCCTGTCCGAATATTTATGGAAACTCGAACAGCCTGCCCATGCAGTCGCCAACGGATATTATGTTGGCGCCATCAACCGCGTCGGCTATGAGGGTCCATGGAATATGGGAGAATTTTATGGGCAGTCATACCTGGTGGATCCTAAAGGAAGCTTCGTTGCCTCTGCCAGCCGGGATAAGGATGAAGTCATCATAGGTGAAATGAACAAGAAGCTGATCCGGGAGGTCAGGGACACCTGGCAGTTTTACCGCGACCGCAGGCCGGAAACATACAGTGAAATGACATCCCTTCTTCCGTAA
- the speD gene encoding adenosylmethionine decarboxylase gives MKLTPEQRIELHGFNNLTKTLSFNMYDICYTKTKEEREAYIDYIDEQYSAERLTNILTNVSDIIGAHVLNVAQQDYVPQGASVTMLVSEGPVVEVPEESLEESPGPLPDNVVLQLDKSHITVHTYPEFHPTEGISTFRADIDVSTCGEISPLKALNYLIHSFETDVMTIDYRVRGFTRDINGEKLYIDHDINSIQNYIPDEAKGLYDMIDVNIYQEKIFHTKCKLKEFDLNNYLFGFTKEKLDSEEAEEITDRLKTEMDEIFYGTNISSQN, from the coding sequence ATGAAACTGACACCAGAGCAACGGATCGAGCTGCACGGCTTTAATAATCTGACTAAAACGTTAAGCTTTAATATGTATGATATCTGCTATACAAAAACAAAAGAAGAACGGGAAGCTTATATTGATTATATTGATGAACAGTATAGTGCTGAGAGGCTCACCAACATTCTGACTAATGTGTCCGATATCATCGGGGCACACGTGCTGAATGTCGCCCAGCAGGACTATGTACCGCAGGGAGCCAGTGTGACCATGCTCGTATCAGAAGGCCCTGTTGTCGAAGTGCCTGAAGAATCACTGGAGGAATCTCCCGGACCGCTCCCTGACAATGTGGTCCTGCAGCTTGATAAAAGCCATATTACAGTCCACACCTACCCTGAGTTCCATCCGACAGAAGGGATCAGCACCTTCAGGGCAGATATCGATGTTTCCACGTGCGGGGAAATTTCACCGCTAAAAGCCCTGAATTATTTGATCCACTCCTTTGAGACGGATGTAATGACGATTGATTACCGCGTCAGAGGGTTTACCCGGGACATCAACGGTGAAAAGCTATATATCGACCATGATATTAACTCTATACAGAATTATATACCAGATGAAGCAAAAGGCCTGTATGATATGATCGATGTGAATATCTATCAGGAAAAAATTTTCCACACAAAATGCAAACTGAAGGAATTCGACCTGAATAATTATCTGTTTGGCTTTACTAAGGAGAAGCTGGATTCAGAAGAAGCGGAAGAAATCACCGACCGACTTAAAACAGAGATGGACGAAATCTTTTATGGCACCAATATTTCCTCGCAAAATTAA
- the preA gene encoding NAD-dependent dihydropyrimidine dehydrogenase subunit PreA — translation MADLSIELAGIKSTNPFWLASAPPTNSGYQVQRAFEAGWGGAVWKTLGEPILNVSSRFAAVSFNGQRVAGFNNIELITDRPLEVNLKEIYETKKKFPNNTIIASLMVEPKQEKWHEIVKRVEEIGVDGLELNFGCPHGMAERGMGSASGQVPELVEKQTYWAKEAARTPVIVKLTPNITDITATAEAAVKGGADAVSMINTINSLAGVDLDTWNTIPHVGGKGAHGGYCGPAVKPIALNMVAECARNPAISVPISGMGGISNWQNAVEFMLMGASGVQICTAAMHHGFRIIEDLMDGLNNYLDERGIRSVRDIIGKSVPRYSDWGNLDLNYNIAARIDPDICINCNKCHIACEDTSHQCIDMLVDENGKEYLKVREEDCVGCNLCSIVCPEEGAISMVELPHTQPPMTWNERQAAIAGAQACELDLSKR, via the coding sequence ATGGCTGATTTAAGCATAGAATTGGCAGGCATAAAGTCAACCAATCCTTTCTGGCTTGCCTCTGCACCACCTACCAATTCAGGCTATCAGGTTCAGCGTGCTTTCGAGGCCGGATGGGGCGGAGCTGTTTGGAAAACGCTGGGTGAGCCTATTTTAAACGTTTCTTCCCGATTTGCTGCTGTCAGCTTTAATGGACAGCGGGTCGCAGGCTTTAACAATATTGAGCTGATTACAGACAGGCCGCTTGAAGTCAATCTGAAGGAAATCTATGAAACGAAAAAGAAGTTTCCCAACAACACGATCATTGCCTCACTGATGGTTGAGCCGAAACAGGAGAAATGGCATGAAATTGTCAAACGGGTCGAAGAGATTGGGGTAGATGGACTTGAGCTTAACTTCGGCTGCCCGCACGGGATGGCAGAGAGGGGAATGGGATCTGCATCCGGACAGGTGCCAGAGCTGGTGGAAAAACAGACTTATTGGGCGAAGGAAGCGGCCCGGACACCAGTCATCGTGAAGCTTACCCCCAATATAACGGATATTACAGCAACAGCAGAAGCAGCGGTAAAAGGCGGTGCAGATGCTGTCAGTATGATCAATACGATCAACAGCCTTGCCGGGGTGGACCTTGATACCTGGAATACGATTCCGCATGTCGGAGGGAAGGGAGCACATGGAGGCTATTGCGGCCCGGCAGTCAAACCGATTGCACTGAACATGGTCGCTGAGTGCGCCAGGAATCCAGCAATATCTGTCCCGATTTCAGGCATGGGCGGGATATCGAACTGGCAGAATGCGGTTGAATTCATGCTGATGGGCGCTTCCGGCGTACAGATTTGTACAGCTGCTATGCACCACGGGTTCCGCATCATTGAAGATTTAATGGATGGTTTGAATAATTATCTGGACGAGAGAGGCATCCGGTCAGTCAGGGACATTATCGGAAAATCTGTACCAAGGTATTCGGACTGGGGCAATCTGGACCTTAACTATAATATTGCCGCGAGGATCGACCCTGATATCTGCATCAATTGCAATAAATGCCATATCGCCTGTGAGGACACCTCGCATCAATGCATTGATATGCTGGTTGATGAAAACGGAAAAGAATATTTGAAAGTCCGCGAAGAAGACTGTGTCGGCTGCAACCTCTGTTCTATTGTCTGCCCGGAGGAAGGGGCCATTTCAATGGTAGAGCTTCCGCACACACAGCCGCCTATGACCTGGAATGAACGGCAGGCCGCGATAGCCGGGGCACAGGCATGCGAATTGGATCTATCTAAACGGTAA